The Diaphorobacter ruginosibacter genome contains a region encoding:
- a CDS encoding B12-binding domain-containing radical SAM protein — protein sequence MPATTQRVLSIIPPMTQLNTPYPSTAYITGFLRSRGIDAAQEDLALALVLRLLSKQGLAEVARHVAALPAAQHSPAVQFFVEHQPRYLATIAPVIAFLQGRDTTLAHRIVSRAYLPEGPRFASLDVYVDDEGGDPLGWAFGALGLVDRAKHLATLYLNDLADVLRDAVDERFEFVRYAESLAASQPSFDPLADALAAAPSLVDELLAELTLSAVERHRPDVVLLSVPFPGSVYAAFRIAQTLKARHPQIRTVLGGGFVNTELRELAEPRVFDHFDFVTLDAGERPLLALLEHLRGERGAARLVRTFTRDGITGEVRYINMMEADIAFAEVGTPTWDGLPLHQYLSLLDMLNPMHRLWSDGRWNKLTVAHGCYWKKCSFCDVGLDYIGRYEGANASVLADRIDAIVAETGQTGFHFVDEAAPPKALKALAQELIERNTDISWWGNVRFEKTFTPELANLLADSGCIAISGGLEVASDRLLDLMKKGVSVEQVARVTKAFSDAGILVHAYLMYGFPTQTVQDTVDALEFVRQLFENGCIQSGFFHRFVCTVHSPVGQNPGEYGIELLPLPPTRFARNDVGFVDPTGVDHDALGACLKKAIYNYMHGIGLEDDVRMWFPFKVPKTTVKRDRIARALQARH from the coding sequence ATGCCAGCCACCACCCAGCGTGTGCTGTCGATCATCCCGCCGATGACGCAGCTGAACACGCCCTATCCTTCCACCGCCTACATCACCGGGTTCCTGCGCTCGCGCGGGATCGATGCGGCGCAGGAGGACCTGGCTCTGGCGCTGGTGCTGCGCCTGCTCTCGAAGCAGGGGCTGGCCGAGGTCGCCCGCCACGTCGCGGCCCTGCCTGCCGCGCAGCACAGCCCGGCGGTGCAGTTCTTCGTGGAACACCAGCCACGGTATCTTGCGACCATCGCGCCGGTGATCGCCTTCCTGCAGGGCCGCGACACCACGCTCGCGCACCGCATCGTGAGCCGCGCCTACCTGCCCGAGGGCCCGCGCTTCGCCTCGCTCGATGTCTACGTGGACGACGAGGGCGGCGATCCGCTCGGCTGGGCCTTTGGCGCGCTCGGTCTCGTCGATCGTGCGAAGCATCTCGCCACGCTGTACCTCAACGACCTGGCCGACGTGCTGCGCGATGCCGTCGACGAGCGCTTCGAGTTCGTGCGCTACGCCGAATCGCTTGCCGCCAGCCAGCCGAGCTTCGATCCGCTGGCCGATGCGCTGGCAGCGGCGCCGTCGCTCGTCGACGAACTGCTCGCCGAACTGACGCTCTCCGCCGTCGAGCGGCACCGGCCCGACGTGGTGCTGCTGTCCGTGCCGTTTCCGGGCTCGGTCTACGCGGCCTTCCGCATCGCGCAGACGCTCAAGGCGCGCCATCCGCAGATCCGCACCGTGCTCGGCGGCGGCTTCGTCAACACCGAGCTGCGCGAGCTGGCCGAGCCCCGTGTGTTCGATCATTTCGATTTCGTCACCCTCGACGCCGGCGAGCGCCCCCTGCTCGCGCTGCTCGAACACCTGCGCGGCGAGCGCGGCGCGGCGCGGCTGGTGCGCACCTTCACGCGCGATGGCATCACCGGCGAAGTCCGCTACATCAACATGATGGAAGCCGACATCGCGTTCGCCGAGGTCGGCACCCCCACCTGGGATGGCCTGCCGCTTCACCAGTATCTGTCGCTGCTGGACATGCTCAACCCCATGCACCGCCTGTGGAGCGACGGCCGCTGGAACAAGCTCACCGTGGCGCATGGGTGCTACTGGAAGAAATGCAGCTTCTGCGACGTGGGGCTCGACTACATCGGCCGCTACGAAGGCGCGAATGCCAGCGTGCTGGCCGACCGCATCGATGCCATCGTGGCCGAGACGGGCCAGACGGGCTTTCACTTCGTCGACGAGGCCGCGCCGCCGAAGGCGCTCAAGGCGCTGGCGCAAGAGCTCATCGAGCGCAACACCGACATCTCGTGGTGGGGCAACGTACGCTTCGAGAAGACCTTCACCCCCGAGCTTGCGAACCTGCTCGCCGACAGCGGCTGCATCGCGATCTCCGGGGGCCTCGAGGTCGCATCCGACCGCCTGCTCGACCTGATGAAGAAAGGTGTCTCGGTCGAGCAGGTCGCACGCGTCACCAAGGCCTTCAGCGACGCCGGCATCCTGGTGCATGCCTACCTGATGTACGGCTTTCCCACGCAGACCGTGCAGGACACCGTCGATGCGCTGGAGTTTGTGCGCCAGCTCTTCGAGAACGGCTGCATCCAGAGCGGGTTCTTCCATCGCTTCGTCTGCACCGTGCACTCGCCCGTGGGCCAGAACCCGGGCGAATACGGCATCGAGCTGCTCCCCCTGCCGCCTACCCGGTTCGCACGCAACGACGTGGGCTTCGTCGATCCCACGGGAGTCGACCACGACGCGCTCGGCGCCTGCCTGAAGAAGGCGATCTACAACTACATGCACGGCATCGGCCTCGAGGACGACGTGCGCATGTGGTTCCCCTTCAAGGTGCCCAAGACCACGGTCAAGCGCGACCGCATCGCGCGGGCGCTGCAGGCTCGACACTGA
- a CDS encoding histidine phosphatase family protein, whose protein sequence is MKTQLLCALALLGSLTLQGARAAEEAVLDIYVVRHGQTAWNLEKKLQGSTDNVLNETGTRQAQELGQKLAGVKFDHIYSSGLQRAKDTAAAFAGSTPVTPMKELNERSFGKFEGIYEDERDAAMFAEFGKRVTVLDDDLEGGESLQSQANRVKNAVAAIRQQHKQGTVAIVAHGGVNPLVLSALLDIPVPEAVARIKQGNDEVYLVRVRDGQPPSVWKQVVRGTLEQL, encoded by the coding sequence ATGAAAACCCAACTGCTCTGCGCACTCGCGCTGCTTGGATCACTGACCCTGCAAGGCGCGCGCGCGGCCGAAGAGGCTGTACTCGACATCTACGTGGTGCGCCACGGCCAGACGGCGTGGAACCTGGAGAAAAAGCTGCAAGGCTCGACCGACAACGTGCTCAACGAAACCGGCACACGCCAGGCCCAGGAGCTCGGCCAGAAGCTCGCGGGCGTGAAGTTCGACCACATCTACTCGAGCGGCCTGCAGCGCGCCAAGGACACGGCCGCCGCCTTCGCGGGCAGCACACCCGTCACGCCGATGAAGGAGCTCAACGAGCGCTCGTTCGGCAAGTTCGAGGGCATCTACGAAGACGAACGCGATGCCGCAATGTTCGCGGAATTCGGCAAGCGCGTCACCGTGCTCGACGACGACCTGGAGGGTGGCGAGTCGCTGCAATCCCAGGCTAACCGCGTGAAGAATGCCGTTGCCGCGATCCGCCAGCAGCACAAGCAGGGCACCGTCGCCATCGTGGCGCATGGCGGCGTCAACCCGCTGGTGCTCTCCGCGCTGCTCGACATTCCCGTGCCCGAGGCCGTCGCTCGCATCAAGCAGGGCAATGACGAGGTCTATCTGGTGCGCGTACGCGACGGCCAGCCTCCCAGCGTCTGGAAGCAGGTGGTGCGCGGCACGCTCGAGCAGCTCTGA
- the ubiM gene encoding 5-demethoxyubiquinol-8 5-hydroxylase UbiM, with the protein MIPNAFATASTAASSPSIPPAHDCDVLIVGGGPAGLSLSAALSQAGFSSIVLEQQSADTLARPADDGREIALTHPSVQLLTQLGSWQLLQPHETGRIREAQVHDGPLRALAGMQLDSHGSGVSHLGAIVPNSALRRTAWAVAAGSAHVRILDEARVLHAGTSRHGAQVEFTRGGDPAAQTLHAPLVVAADSRFSATRRQLGVGARMTDFGRTVIVCRMLHARPHGDIAHECFGYERTLAILPLPDDPGTGAHLCSTVVTAGTADATALMALSAEAFAATVQQQFDGRLGDMVLHGERHAYPLVAVYADRFAGHRFALVGDAAVGMHPVTAHGFNLGLSSVAGLTQTLRNARDAGQDIGSATSLRPHALAHHRHAWPVFQGTQAVVRLFTDARPLPRVLRRIVLGGADRLPPFKAAIVRQLTGSARPHLHGH; encoded by the coding sequence ATGATCCCGAACGCCTTCGCCACCGCCTCCACCGCAGCCTCCTCTCCCTCCATCCCGCCCGCACACGACTGCGACGTACTGATCGTGGGCGGCGGCCCGGCCGGGCTGTCACTGTCGGCCGCGCTGTCGCAGGCCGGATTCTCGAGCATCGTCCTCGAGCAGCAATCCGCCGACACGCTGGCCCGCCCTGCGGATGACGGCCGCGAGATCGCGCTCACGCATCCCAGCGTGCAGCTGCTCACGCAGCTGGGCAGCTGGCAGCTGCTCCAGCCCCACGAGACAGGCCGCATCCGCGAGGCGCAGGTGCACGACGGCCCGCTGCGCGCACTGGCCGGCATGCAGCTCGATTCCCACGGCAGCGGTGTCTCGCATCTCGGGGCCATCGTTCCCAACTCCGCGCTGCGCCGGACGGCCTGGGCCGTGGCCGCCGGGAGTGCGCACGTGCGCATCCTCGACGAGGCCCGGGTGCTGCATGCCGGCACCTCGCGGCACGGAGCCCAGGTGGAGTTCACGCGCGGCGGTGATCCTGCCGCGCAGACGCTGCATGCCCCGCTCGTCGTGGCCGCCGACAGCCGCTTTTCCGCGACGCGCAGGCAGCTTGGCGTGGGCGCGCGGATGACCGATTTCGGCCGCACCGTGATCGTCTGCCGCATGCTGCACGCACGGCCACACGGGGACATTGCACACGAATGCTTCGGCTACGAGCGCACGCTGGCCATCCTGCCGCTGCCGGATGACCCCGGCACCGGCGCACACCTGTGCTCCACCGTGGTCACGGCGGGCACTGCCGACGCCACGGCCCTGATGGCCCTGTCCGCCGAAGCCTTCGCGGCCACGGTGCAGCAGCAGTTCGACGGCCGCCTGGGCGACATGGTGCTGCACGGCGAGCGCCATGCCTATCCGCTGGTGGCGGTCTATGCCGACCGTTTTGCGGGCCACCGCTTTGCGCTGGTTGGCGACGCGGCCGTGGGCATGCATCCGGTGACCGCGCATGGGTTCAACCTGGGACTCTCCAGCGTTGCAGGGCTCACGCAGACGCTCAGGAATGCGCGCGACGCCGGGCAGGACATCGGCAGCGCAACCTCCCTGCGGCCCCATGCCTTGGCCCACCATCGCCATGCCTGGCCTGTCTTCCAGGGCACGCAGGCCGTCGTCCGGCTGTTCACCGATGCGCGCCCCCTGCCCCGCGTGCTGCGCCGCATCGTGCTCGGCGGGGCCGATCGCTTGCCGCCATTCAAGGCGGCCATCGTGCGGCAGCTCACGGGCAGCGCGCGTCCACATCTCCACGGGCACTGA
- a CDS encoding DUF4148 domain-containing protein has protein sequence MKNTIRSAAAIALMALGAISAQAQVQSAEAGFAPDIANAQSTLSRQQVSNAYDAAQKAGTLQLNGGDAYRPVNDIRGTSSALTRAQVQSEAVAFNHNGGLLAGEGSVQ, from the coding sequence ATGAAGAACACCATTCGCTCCGCCGCTGCAATCGCCCTGATGGCCCTGGGTGCCATCTCCGCACAGGCACAGGTGCAAAGCGCCGAAGCGGGCTTCGCGCCCGATATCGCCAACGCACAAAGCACCCTGTCGCGCCAGCAGGTAAGCAATGCCTATGACGCCGCACAAAAGGCCGGCACACTGCAACTGAACGGTGGCGACGCCTACAGGCCCGTGAACGACATCCGCGGCACCTCGTCGGCCCTGACCCGCGCACAGGTGCAGTCCGAGGCCGTTGCATTCAACCACAACGGCGGCCTGCTGGCCGGCGAAGGCTCGGTTCAGTAA
- a CDS encoding solute carrier family 23 protein gives MGLFNWTERSSQVLQSGGVIGPDERLPWGQTGLMGIQHVIAMFGSTVLAPILMGFDPNMAVFMSGIGTLIFFLITGGKVPSYLGSSFAFIGVVIAATAYSGKGGNPNIPVALGGIIACGAVYTLVGLIVQAVGTGWIERFMPPVVTGAIVAVIGLNLAAIPVKNMASNNFESWMQALTFVSVGLVAVFTRGMVQRLLILVGLLLASVLYAVFTNGMGLGKPLDLSGVINAPWFGMPSFHAPVFEAQAMLLIVPVVIILVAENLGHIKAVTAMTGKNLDQYMGRAFIGDGVATMVSGGLGGTGVTTYAENIGVMAATKIYSTAVFLVAAMIAVLLGFSPKFGALIQAIPLPVMGGVSIVVFGLIAIAGCKIWVENKVDFSKNKNLIVAAITLILGTGDFTLKFGQFALGGIGTATFGAIILYALLDRSED, from the coding sequence ATGGGATTATTCAACTGGACCGAAAGGTCCTCACAGGTGCTGCAATCGGGCGGCGTGATCGGGCCGGATGAGCGGCTGCCGTGGGGGCAGACCGGGCTGATGGGCATTCAGCACGTGATCGCCATGTTCGGCTCCACCGTGCTGGCGCCGATCCTCATGGGCTTCGATCCCAACATGGCGGTGTTCATGAGCGGCATCGGCACCCTGATCTTCTTCCTCATCACGGGCGGCAAGGTGCCAAGCTACCTGGGATCGAGCTTTGCCTTCATCGGCGTGGTGATCGCCGCGACCGCCTACTCGGGCAAGGGCGGCAACCCCAACATCCCGGTGGCGCTGGGCGGCATCATCGCCTGCGGCGCGGTCTACACGCTGGTCGGCCTGATCGTCCAGGCGGTCGGTACCGGCTGGATCGAGCGCTTCATGCCGCCCGTGGTGACGGGAGCGATCGTGGCGGTGATCGGCCTGAACCTGGCCGCCATCCCCGTGAAGAACATGGCATCCAACAATTTCGAAAGCTGGATGCAGGCACTCACTTTCGTCAGTGTGGGCCTGGTGGCGGTATTCACGCGGGGCATGGTGCAGCGCCTGCTGATTCTCGTGGGCCTGCTGCTGGCCTCGGTCCTGTATGCGGTGTTCACGAACGGCATGGGCCTGGGCAAGCCGCTGGACCTGTCGGGCGTGATCAACGCACCGTGGTTCGGCATGCCCTCGTTCCATGCACCGGTGTTCGAAGCCCAGGCAATGCTGCTGATCGTGCCGGTGGTGATCATCCTGGTGGCCGAGAACCTGGGCCACATCAAGGCCGTGACCGCGATGACGGGCAAGAACCTCGACCAGTACATGGGACGCGCATTCATCGGCGATGGCGTGGCCACGATGGTCAGCGGCGGCCTGGGCGGCACCGGAGTGACCACTTACGCCGAGAACATCGGCGTGATGGCCGCCACCAAGATCTACTCGACCGCCGTGTTCCTGGTGGCCGCAATGATCGCCGTCCTGCTGGGTTTCAGCCCCAAGTTCGGCGCACTGATCCAGGCGATCCCCCTGCCGGTGATGGGCGGCGTCTCCATCGTGGTCTTTGGCCTGATCGCCATCGCGGGATGCAAGATCTGGGTGGAAAACAAGGTGGACTTCTCGAAGAACAAGAACCTGATCGTTGCAGCCATCACGCTGATCCTCGGAACCGGTGATTTCACGCTGAAGTTCGGCCAGTTCGCGCTGGGCGGCATCGGTACCGCGACGTTCGGCGCGATCATCCTGTACGCGCTGCTCGACCGCAGCGAGGACTGA